The Comamonas testosteroni genome contains the following window.
TTGAGGCGCAGCTTGCGACCCGAGCGATAGCCGGCGGGCACGGTGACTTCCAGTTCCCCGGCCAGCGTCTTGAAGGGGACGGGGCCGCCCAGCTCGGCCTCCCAGGGTGCGAGTGGCACTCGCTGGTACACATCCTTGCCCTCGGACCACCAGCGTGGGTCGCTGCGAAAGTGCACTTCCAGCAGCAAATCTCCTGGGGCACCCTTGCCCAGGCCTGGGTTGCCCTGACCGGCAAGGCGAATCATCTGGCCCTCGCGCACGCCCTTGGGAATGGTGACCTGCAGCTCCTTGTTCTTATGGGTGGGGATGCCCTGGTCATCGAGCGCGGTGCTGCGCAGATGCAGCGAGCGCACGGCTCCGCTGTAGCTGTCCTGCAGATCCAGCTCTATGCGGGCATGCTGGTCCTGGCCGCGCATATCGGGCGTGCTGCGTGCGCTTTGCTGGCCTTGATGGCGTCGTGCACGCGCGGCCTGGCCGAACATCTGCGAGAAGAACTCGCTGAAATCGGCGTCGCTGCCGGCATCGCCATGACTGCTGAAGTGAAAATCCTGCTGATCCCAGTCGGGTGGCGGGCGAAAGCCTCCGCTGCCCTGGGCTCTGGCATTTTGCGCAAACTGCATCTCGTCGCCCATGGCGTCATAGGCCGCGCGTTTTTCGGGGTCGGAGAGTACGGTGTTGGCCTCGTTGACTTCGGCCATGCGGGCGTCCGCATCTTTTTCCTTGCTGATGTCGGGGTGGTATTTGCGGGCGAGTTTGCGATAGGCCTTCTTGATGTCCTCGGTAGAGGCCTTCTTGTCCACGCCAAGTATCTTGTAATAGTCCTTGTAATCCATGGAGTCACCAATCTTCTTGTCAAAAGATGGGCGCAAGACTGTTGCCTTGGCTGCCGCCATTGCTGCGCCCGCATTCAGGAAAATAATAGGGATAGAGTGCGGCAGCTTCAAGGGTCTCAATGCGCGCTGGTAGGGTGATGAACGGGGTTTGAGTCCTTGGGGGCATCTGGCGCTACCATTGCCGGGATCAATGCAAGGGCGTGTGCGAAGGCCTGCCCAGAGTTTGTGAAATGAAACAAGAAATTACAAAAGCAGACGCATGGCTGGTTGTCTGCCTCTGTGCTGACTGGTGCGGTACCTGTAAACAGTACCGGCAGCCCTTCGAGGCTCTTGCTGCCCAGTTTCCGCAGATGCGTTTTGTCTGGCTCGATGTGGAAGACCGTGAGGATGTCGCTGGCGATCTGGACATAGAAACCTTCCCGTCCATCTTGGTGGCGCAGGGCGAGCAGGCCAGATTCCTCGGGCCTGTGCTTCCGCAGTCGGGGGTGCTGGCGCGGATGCTGCAATCCCTGCCCGTAGATGCAGCGGCGAGGCCAGCCGATGTGCAGGAGGCCCAGGATTTGCTGCAGCGATTGTTGCGCGCCGATGACCTGGAGGAAGTCTTGCGTTGATCGCTGTTTTATGCGAGACACTTTTTGCGAAAACAATGGTTTGCGGCTACAATCACGGCTTCACGACCAAACGGGCGGGTACATACCGCCCGTTTTTTTTGGGCAATTCATGGCGAAACCTGTTTCTTGCAGAGCTAAGTCCATGATTTGACAGATTTTTCGGGATTGAACTGAATACACGTGGCACTACAGCAAATCGTTGAACAAACCGTGACAGGTCTGGGCTATGACCTGGTTGAAATCGAGCGCTCGGCCGGCGGCCTGCTGCGCATCACGATTGATTTGCCTTGGCAGGCGCCGGAGGAAGGTGCGCCTGAGCTGCCCGAGCAGTTCGTGACAGTGGAAGACTGCGAAAAGGTCACGCGCCAGCTTCAGTTTGCGCTGGAAGTCGATGGTGCGGACTATGCCCGCCTGGAGGTCTCTTCTCCAGGCATCGATCGTTTGCTGCGCCATGAGCAGGACTTCATCCGCTTTGAAGGCTCGGAGGTGGATCTGACGCTCAAGGCTCCCATCGGGGCTGCCGGTGGCGACAAGATCAATGCAAACCGCAAGAAATTTCGTGGCACGCTGGAACGGACTGAAGAAGGTGGCTGGCAGATCGTCTGGAGCGATGAGCCGCCTCCCAAGCCGGGCGTGCGCGTCAGCAAGAAGCGTGAGCCAGCGCCATTGAACGCGATGGGCTTTACGCTTGACGAGTTGCGCGAAGCTCGTCTGGCACCGATTGTGAATTTCAAAGGACGCGCAGCCAAGCCCGAATGAGGCAGCTGAAGCGTTGGAATCTTTTGGGGCAAAGAGGTCGCATGCAAATCCTCTTTGTGTGATTGAAATAGGAGAGTCGTCGCATGAATCGCGAACTGTTGATGTTGGTTGAAGCCATTTCGCGTGAAAAGAACGTGGAACGCGATGTGGTTTTTGGTGCCGTGGAATCTGCACTGGCACAGGCCACCAAGAAGCTGTACCAAGGTGAAGTAGACATCCGCGTGTCCATCGATCGCGAAAGCGGCGACTACGACACCTTCCGCCGCTGGGTGGTGGTGTCTGACGATGCCGGTCTGCAGAACCCCGACGCCGAAGAAATGCTGATGGATGCGGAAGACCGCGTGCCCGGCATTCAAATTGGTGAGTTCATTGAAGAGCAGATCGAGTCGCTGCCCATCGGTCGTATCGGTGCCATGGCTGCCAAGCAGGTCATCCTGCAGAAGATTCGCGACGCCGAGCGCGAAATGCTGCTCAACGAATTCCTGGCCCGTGGCGAGAAGATCTTCACCGGTACCGTCAAGCGCATGGACAAGGGCGACATCATTGTCGAATCCGGCCGTGTGGAAGGCCGACTCAAGCGCGGCGAGATGATCCCCAAGGAAAATCTGCGCAATGGCGACCGCGTGCGTGCCATGATCATGGAAGTCGATGCCACCTTGCGCGGCGCTCCCATCCTGCTGTCGCGCTCGGCTCCCGAATTCATGGTGGAATTGTTCCGCAATGAAGTGCCCGAGATCGAGCAAGGCCTGCTGGAGATCAAGAGCTGCGCACGTGACGCCGGCTCTCGTGCCAAGATCGCCGTACTGAGCCACGACAAGCGCGTGGATCCTATCGGCACCTGCGTCGGCGTGCGTGGTACCCGTGTGAACGCCGTGACCAACGAACTGGCCGGCGAGCGTGTGGATATCGTGCTGTGGTCCGAAGACCCCGCCCAGTTCGTGATCGGTGCTCTGGCTCCTGCCAATGTCTCTTCCATTGTCGTGGACGAGGAAAAGCACGCCATGGACGTGGTGGTGGACGAGGAAAATCTGGCCATCGCCATCGGTCGCGGCGGTCAGAACGTACGTCTTGCCTCCGAGCTGACAGGCTGGAAGATCAATATCATGGACGCTGCCGAGTCTGCTCAGAAGCAGGCCGACGAGTCGGCTGTCTCGCGCAAGCTGTTCATGGAAAAGCTGGATGTGGACGAGGAAATCGCCAACATCCTGATCGAAGAAGGTTTCGAGACCCTGGAAGAAGTGGCCTATGTGCCGCTGCAGGAAATGCTCGAAATCGAATCCTTCGACGAAGAGACGGTGAACGAGCTGCGTAGCCGCGCCAAGGATGCACTGCTGAGTCAGGAAATTGCTCGCGAAGAAAATGTGAGCAAGGCATCCGAGGATCTGGTGTCTCTGGACGGCATGAGTGCCGAACTGCTGGACAAGCTGGCGCAAGCTGATGTGCACACCCGTGACGATCTGGCCGACCTGGCGATCGACGAGCTGACCGAAATCACCGGTCAGACCGCCGAAGAAGCCAAGGCCTTGATCATGAAGGCGCGTGAGCACTGGTTTACCGATGGGCAAGAGTAAGGTCAGGGAGGTACAGAGCATTTATGTCGAGTAATACGGTTGCAGAATTTGCGAAAGAGCGCAACACGACCCCTGATACCTTGCTGCAGCAGCTCAAGGCCGCCGGGGTTGACAAGGCAAATGCCGCTGATGCGCTGACC
Protein-coding sequences here:
- a CDS encoding DnaJ C-terminal domain-containing protein, coding for MDYKDYYKILGVDKKASTEDIKKAYRKLARKYHPDISKEKDADARMAEVNEANTVLSDPEKRAAYDAMGDEMQFAQNARAQGSGGFRPPPDWDQQDFHFSSHGDAGSDADFSEFFSQMFGQAARARRHQGQQSARSTPDMRGQDQHARIELDLQDSYSGAVRSLHLRSTALDDQGIPTHKNKELQVTIPKGVREGQMIRLAGQGNPGLGKGAPGDLLLEVHFRSDPRWWSEGKDVYQRVPLAPWEAELGGPVPFKTLAGELEVTVPAGYRSGRKLRLKGKGLPAATPGDLYLVLDVVFPPAATPAQKQAYADFAKAFPQFDARSLS
- the nusA gene encoding transcription termination factor NusA, with protein sequence MNRELLMLVEAISREKNVERDVVFGAVESALAQATKKLYQGEVDIRVSIDRESGDYDTFRRWVVVSDDAGLQNPDAEEMLMDAEDRVPGIQIGEFIEEQIESLPIGRIGAMAAKQVILQKIRDAEREMLLNEFLARGEKIFTGTVKRMDKGDIIVESGRVEGRLKRGEMIPKENLRNGDRVRAMIMEVDATLRGAPILLSRSAPEFMVELFRNEVPEIEQGLLEIKSCARDAGSRAKIAVLSHDKRVDPIGTCVGVRGTRVNAVTNELAGERVDIVLWSEDPAQFVIGALAPANVSSIVVDEEKHAMDVVVDEENLAIAIGRGGQNVRLASELTGWKINIMDAAESAQKQADESAVSRKLFMEKLDVDEEIANILIEEGFETLEEVAYVPLQEMLEIESFDEETVNELRSRAKDALLSQEIAREENVSKASEDLVSLDGMSAELLDKLAQADVHTRDDLADLAIDELTEITGQTAEEAKALIMKAREHWFTDGQE
- a CDS encoding thioredoxin family protein yields the protein MKQEITKADAWLVVCLCADWCGTCKQYRQPFEALAAQFPQMRFVWLDVEDREDVAGDLDIETFPSILVAQGEQARFLGPVLPQSGVLARMLQSLPVDAAARPADVQEAQDLLQRLLRADDLEEVLR
- the rimP gene encoding ribosome maturation factor RimP, coding for MALQQIVEQTVTGLGYDLVEIERSAGGLLRITIDLPWQAPEEGAPELPEQFVTVEDCEKVTRQLQFALEVDGADYARLEVSSPGIDRLLRHEQDFIRFEGSEVDLTLKAPIGAAGGDKINANRKKFRGTLERTEEGGWQIVWSDEPPPKPGVRVSKKREPAPLNAMGFTLDELREARLAPIVNFKGRAAKPE